A region of Sphingomonas sp. DNA encodes the following proteins:
- a CDS encoding YnbE family lipoprotein gives MPRLLLALIAAPALGACVQVSAPDRPIEINLNINIRQEVVVRLQQDARELIQNNEGIF, from the coding sequence ATGCCAAGACTGCTTCTCGCGCTCATCGCGGCGCCGGCGCTCGGCGCCTGCGTCCAGGTGAGCGCGCCGGATCGGCCGATCGAGATCAATCTCAACATCAACATCCGTCAGGAAGTGGTGGTGAGGCTCCAGCAGGACGCGCGCGAGCTGATCCAGAACAACGAAGGGATATTCTAG
- a CDS encoding adenylosuccinate lyase, whose translation MIPRYSRPAMAAIWAPENRYRIWFEIEAHALDAMAELGVVPQAAAQAVWDWWATDPAIDVAAIDAIEAVTRHDVIAFLTWVAEHVGEEARFLHQGMTSSDVLDTCLAVQLKQAADILIADLDALLAVLKRRAEEHKLTPMIGRSHGIHAEPVTFGLKLAQAYAEFARNRARLIAARDDVATCAISGAVGTFANVDPKVEAHVADKLGLAIEPVSTQVIPRDRHALFFATLGVIASSVERLATEIRHLQRTEVLEAEEYFAPGQKGSSAMPHKRNPVLTENLTGLARMVRGYVTPALENVALWHERDISHSSVERYIGPDATVTLDFALARLTGVMDKLLVYPERMQRNLDRMGGLVHSQRVLLALTQAGASREDAYRLVQRNAMKVWESDGALSLLDLLKADAEVTALLSDAQLEEKFDLDYHLKQVDTIFARVFGA comes from the coding sequence ATGATCCCCCGCTATTCCCGCCCCGCCATGGCCGCCATCTGGGCCCCGGAGAACCGCTACCGCATCTGGTTCGAGATCGAGGCCCATGCGCTCGATGCGATGGCCGAGCTCGGCGTCGTGCCGCAGGCGGCGGCGCAGGCGGTGTGGGACTGGTGGGCGACCGATCCGGCCATCGACGTCGCCGCGATCGACGCGATCGAGGCCGTCACCAGGCACGACGTGATCGCCTTCCTCACCTGGGTCGCGGAACATGTCGGCGAGGAGGCCCGCTTCCTCCATCAGGGCATGACCAGCTCCGACGTGCTCGACACCTGCCTCGCGGTGCAGCTCAAGCAGGCGGCGGACATCCTGATCGCCGATCTCGACGCGCTGCTCGCCGTGCTGAAGCGCCGGGCGGAGGAGCACAAGCTCACGCCCATGATCGGCCGCAGCCACGGCATCCATGCCGAGCCGGTGACGTTCGGCCTGAAGCTGGCCCAGGCCTATGCCGAGTTCGCCCGCAACCGCGCCCGCCTGATCGCCGCGCGCGACGATGTCGCGACCTGCGCGATTTCCGGCGCGGTCGGCACCTTCGCCAATGTCGATCCCAAGGTGGAGGCCCATGTCGCCGACAAGCTCGGCCTCGCCATCGAGCCCGTCTCCACCCAGGTCATCCCGCGCGACCGCCACGCGCTGTTCTTCGCCACGCTCGGCGTCATCGCCTCCTCGGTCGAGCGGCTGGCGACCGAAATCCGCCATCTCCAGCGCACCGAGGTGCTGGAGGCGGAGGAATATTTCGCGCCCGGTCAGAAGGGCAGCTCGGCCATGCCGCACAAGCGCAACCCGGTGCTGACCGAGAACCTCACCGGCCTCGCGCGCATGGTGCGCGGCTATGTGACCCCGGCGCTGGAGAATGTGGCGCTGTGGCACGAGCGCGACATCAGCCATTCGTCGGTGGAACGCTATATCGGCCCGGACGCCACCGTGACGCTCGATTTCGCCCTCGCCCGCCTCACCGGCGTCATGGACAAGCTCCTCGTCTATCCCGAGCGGATGCAGCGCAACCTCGACCGGATGGGCGGTCTCGTCCATTCGCAGCGCGTCCTGCTCGCGCTCACCCAGGCCGGCGCCAGCCGCGAGGACGCCTACCGCCTCGTCCAGCGCAACGCGATGAAGGTCTGGGAATCCGACGGCGCGCTTTCCCTGCTCGACCTGCTCAAGGCGGACGCTGAGGTAACGGCCCTGCTGTCCGACGCGCAGCTGGAGGAAAAGTTCGATCTCGATTACCATCTGAAACAGGTCGATACGATCTTCGCGCGCGTGTT
- a CDS encoding YdbH domain-containing protein, whose protein sequence is MSQSVDEQEIIDEAAPRRPRRRLRRLLLALLILLIAGLGILWSMREKLATDYFEGELARRGVQASYEVKRIGFGSQILENVVIGDPARPDATIRRLEVGIALGLYGPEVGTITVRGVRLRGSIVDGQVSLGQIDRLLPEPTGAPFALPDQRIDVADAGIALETPAGLVALALTGRGNLADGFRGQMAMTARALEIGGCAIEAPRANVAVAVDELRPSLRGPAAAQAARCGDMLAARPRVALALTLASTIDSWRGGGALRIDRLAAGANRAANVEGRLTFAGNAARTQGRADLWAGALDTDGARTARARIAGPYALSLDRGEALFGGEIEAAGLRLGDAALGGAVASLRGASGTPVGPIAESLADALARAGREGAEARAQAWLASGPGFGAARVNTLRLDGAGGARLLIDGGSGATYFWPAGRLRLDGDFALSGGGFPETRFTLRQASADGPLEGAGRIAPIRAGETSLTLSEIRFAASPGGETRFRTAARLDGPFSGGRVRGLTLPIDGRFGRGGFALGESCVAAGFEALEVQNLRLGATRLPLCPEGRAMLWQGPGGSLQGGARIDAPRFAGRLGSSPVAFAAARLRVGPDGFAATDFAARLGEADAVNRLDIASLDGRFGEGVAGDFAGLSGDLAAVPLLVDGGAGRWRFAGGELVAEGGINVADKQDPVRFYPLISHDFRLAISGSDLTATGGLDHPGSGTRVMRATIVHDLSSGAGNAMLDVEGLRFHPGFQPDLLTPLTIGVIALVDGSVTGQGRIAWDEAGTRSTGTFATQGMNLAAPFGPVQGLTTRIEFTDLLGLATAPGQTATVDLVQAGIDVFDGVLTYQLRPDYRVAIESARWPFAGGTLTLDPTALDFSRESTKYLTFRVDGLDAARFVEQMEFGNIAATGTFDGVVPMQFDENGSGRILNGRLSARPEGGTLSYVGELTDRDLGAYGILAFNALKSLRYDKFDLILNGALDGEFVTVIDLDGVARDPEGTALPSGGGIPQMVAGRVLGQLARIPFQFNIRIQGQFRSLIATTRSFSDPSLLIQSVLPRALSGELETPVQDVQPEESEPVR, encoded by the coding sequence TTGAGCCAGAGCGTGGACGAACAGGAGATCATCGACGAGGCCGCACCGCGCCGCCCCCGCCGGCGGTTGCGACGGCTGCTGCTCGCGCTCCTGATCCTGCTGATCGCCGGGCTCGGCATCCTCTGGTCGATGCGCGAGAAGCTCGCTACCGACTATTTCGAGGGCGAGCTGGCCCGCCGGGGCGTGCAGGCGAGCTATGAGGTGAAGCGGATCGGCTTCGGCTCGCAGATCCTCGAGAATGTCGTGATCGGCGATCCGGCCCGGCCGGATGCGACGATCCGACGGCTGGAGGTCGGCATCGCGCTGGGCCTGTACGGGCCGGAAGTGGGGACGATCACGGTGCGCGGGGTGCGGCTCCGGGGCAGCATCGTCGATGGGCAGGTCAGCCTTGGCCAGATCGACCGGCTGCTGCCCGAGCCGACCGGCGCGCCGTTCGCGCTGCCCGACCAGCGGATCGACGTCGCCGACGCGGGCATCGCGCTGGAGACGCCGGCCGGGCTGGTCGCGCTGGCGCTGACCGGGCGGGGCAATCTGGCGGACGGCTTTCGCGGGCAGATGGCGATGACGGCGCGCGCGCTGGAGATTGGCGGCTGCGCGATCGAAGCGCCGCGCGCGAACGTGGCGGTGGCGGTGGACGAATTGCGGCCGAGCCTGCGCGGGCCAGCGGCGGCGCAGGCGGCGCGCTGCGGCGACATGCTGGCGGCACGGCCGCGCGTGGCGCTGGCGCTGACCCTGGCGTCGACCATCGATTCGTGGCGCGGCGGCGGCGCGTTGCGGATCGATAGGCTGGCGGCCGGTGCGAACCGGGCGGCGAACGTCGAGGGGCGGCTGACCTTCGCCGGCAATGCGGCGCGCACGCAGGGGCGGGCCGATCTCTGGGCCGGCGCGCTCGACACTGACGGCGCGCGGACGGCGCGGGCGCGGATCGCCGGGCCCTATGCGCTGTCGCTCGACCGCGGCGAGGCGCTGTTCGGCGGCGAGATCGAGGCGGCCGGGCTGCGGCTCGGCGATGCGGCGCTGGGCGGCGCCGTCGCGTCTTTGCGGGGCGCCAGCGGAACGCCGGTCGGACCCATCGCCGAATCGCTGGCGGACGCGCTGGCGCGGGCCGGGCGCGAGGGGGCGGAGGCGCGGGCCCAGGCCTGGCTGGCCTCCGGGCCCGGTTTCGGCGCGGCGCGGGTCAACACGCTGCGGCTCGACGGCGCGGGTGGTGCGCGGCTGCTGATCGACGGCGGCAGCGGCGCGACCTATTTCTGGCCGGCGGGCAGGCTGCGGCTCGACGGCGATTTCGCATTGTCGGGCGGCGGCTTTCCGGAAACGCGCTTCACCTTGCGCCAGGCGTCGGCGGACGGGCCGCTGGAAGGCGCCGGCCGGATCGCGCCGATCCGCGCGGGCGAAACCAGCCTCACCCTGAGCGAAATCCGCTTCGCCGCGTCGCCGGGCGGGGAGACGCGCTTCCGCACCGCGGCGCGGCTCGACGGGCCGTTTTCCGGCGGACGGGTGCGCGGGCTGACCCTGCCGATCGACGGGCGCTTCGGGCGCGGCGGCTTCGCGCTGGGCGAAAGCTGCGTGGCGGCGGGGTTCGAGGCGCTGGAGGTGCAGAATCTGCGGCTCGGCGCGACGCGGCTGCCGCTCTGCCCGGAGGGACGGGCGATGCTGTGGCAGGGGCCGGGCGGATCGCTGCAGGGCGGGGCGCGGATCGACGCGCCGCGCTTCGCCGGGCGGCTGGGGTCCTCGCCGGTCGCGTTCGCCGCCGCGCGGCTGCGGGTCGGGCCGGACGGGTTCGCCGCGACCGATTTCGCGGCGCGGCTGGGCGAGGCCGATGCGGTCAACCGGCTCGACATCGCCAGCTTGGACGGGCGCTTCGGCGAGGGCGTGGCGGGGGATTTCGCGGGGCTTTCCGGCGATCTGGCGGCGGTGCCGCTGCTGGTGGACGGCGGCGCGGGACGCTGGCGCTTCGCCGGCGGCGAGCTGGTGGCGGAGGGCGGCATCAATGTCGCCGACAAGCAGGACCCGGTCCGCTTCTACCCGCTTATCTCGCACGATTTCCGCCTCGCCATTTCGGGCAGCGATCTCACCGCCACCGGCGGGCTCGATCATCCGGGGAGCGGCACGCGGGTGATGCGCGCGACGATCGTCCATGACCTGTCCAGCGGCGCCGGCAATGCCATGCTGGACGTCGAGGGGCTGCGATTCCACCCCGGCTTCCAGCCCGATTTGCTGACGCCGCTCACCATCGGCGTCATCGCGCTGGTGGACGGCAGCGTCACCGGGCAGGGCCGGATCGCGTGGGACGAGGCGGGCACCCGCAGCACCGGCACCTTCGCGACGCAGGGCATGAACCTCGCCGCGCCGTTCGGCCCGGTGCAGGGGTTGACGACGCGCATCGAATTCACCGATCTGCTCGGCCTCGCCACCGCGCCGGGCCAGACGGCGACGGTCGATCTCGTCCAGGCCGGCATCGACGTGTTCGACGGCGTGCTGACCTACCAGCTCCGGCCCGATTACCGGGTGGCGATCGAAAGCGCGCGATGGCCCTTCGCCGGCGGCACGCTGACGCTGGACCCGACCGCGCTCGATTTCAGCCGCGAATCGACCAAATATCTGACCTTCCGGGTCGATGGCCTGGATGCGGCGCGCTTCGTCGAGCAGATGGAGTTCGGCAATATCGCCGCGACCGGCACGTTCGACGGCGTGGTGCCGATGCAGTTCGACGAGAACGGATCGGGCCGCATCCTGAACGGCCGGCTGTCGGCGCGGCCGGAAGGCGGCACCCTGTCCTATGTCGGCGAGCTGACCGACCGCGATCTCGGCGCTTATGGCATCCTCGCCTTCAACGCGCTGAAATCGCTGCGCTACGACAAGTTCGACCTGATTCTGAACGGTGCGCTGGACGGGGAGTTCGTCACCGTCATCGACCTGGACGGCGTCGCCCGCGATCCCGAGGGCACCGCCTTGCCGTCCGGCGGGGGCATTCCCCAGATGGTGGCGGGCCGGGTGCTCGGCCAGCTCGCCCGCATCCCGTTCCAGTTCAACATCCGCATCCAGGGCCAGTTCCGGTCGCTGATCGCGACCACGCGATCGTTCAGCGATCCGAGCCTGCTCATCCAGTCGGTCCTGCCCCGCGCCCTCTCCGGAGAGCTCGAAACACCTGTCCAAGACGTTCAGCCTGAAGAAAGCGAGCCCGTGCGATGA
- the radC gene encoding DNA repair protein RadC — protein MGEASTDGSGHRARLRQRLFEGGPDALLDHELVEYLLALAIPRRDTKPLARQLLREFGGFGALMTADAEAIARVGGVSETAAAALKTAHAAALRLLKDEIRERPILGSWQALLDYLRADMAHEGIERVRILFLNARNVLIRDEPMWEGSVDESAVHIREVMRRALDLKASAIIIVHNHPSGDPSPSQQDIRLTRDLAEAGRHLNVTLHDHIIVGANGHASLRAMGLI, from the coding sequence ATGGGGGAGGCTTCCACTGACGGCAGCGGCCACCGCGCCCGCCTGCGCCAGCGCCTGTTCGAGGGCGGGCCGGACGCTTTGCTCGATCACGAGCTGGTCGAATATCTCCTCGCCTTGGCCATTCCCCGCCGCGACACCAAGCCGCTCGCCAGGCAGCTGCTCAGGGAATTCGGCGGCTTCGGCGCGCTGATGACGGCGGATGCCGAGGCGATCGCCCGGGTCGGCGGCGTCAGCGAGACGGCCGCCGCCGCGCTCAAGACCGCCCATGCCGCGGCGCTGCGCCTGCTCAAGGACGAGATCCGCGAACGGCCGATCCTCGGCTCCTGGCAGGCCCTGCTCGATTATCTGCGCGCCGACATGGCGCATGAGGGGATCGAGCGGGTCCGCATCCTCTTCCTCAACGCCAGGAACGTCCTCATCCGCGACGAGCCGATGTGGGAAGGCTCGGTGGACGAATCGGCGGTCCATATCCGCGAGGTGATGCGCCGCGCGCTGGACCTGAAGGCGAGCGCGATCATTATCGTCCACAATCACCCGTCCGGCGATCCTTCGCCATCGCAACAGGACATCCGCCTCACCCGCGACCTCGCCGAGGCGGGGCGGCATCTCAACGTCACCCTGCACGACCACATCATCGTCGGCGCCAACGGCCATGCGAGCCTGCGGGCGATGGGCCTGATCTAG